Proteins co-encoded in one uncultured Draconibacterium sp. genomic window:
- a CDS encoding YihY/virulence factor BrkB family protein: MIRILKDQLKIVLKAIKNFAANNPVGMAATTSFFTIFSIAPILIIIISVFGMFTNDAVIRTKLFNEVSNLIGSDSSQLLQTAIENYNIGEKSGLGALIGGGIFLISATTLFSIMQNSINYIWRIRVKSKLKLNVLKFLRDRLFSFGLILSLGLVLLISLILDASMSIFQDWLATTFNPEFITLFNLLEMGASLIITALVFMLIFRYLPDIVVKWKASWFAAVCASVLFFIGKYLISIFIGKSQLGVIYGAASSFVVILLWIYYVSIIFYFGVQLSYQYSRFYNHENKPLRFAEPFKISSIDE, translated from the coding sequence ATGATTAGAATACTCAAAGATCAGCTAAAAATAGTTTTGAAGGCAATAAAAAACTTCGCTGCGAACAATCCCGTTGGAATGGCAGCCACTACATCGTTTTTTACTATTTTCTCCATTGCTCCCATTCTTATTATCATTATTTCGGTATTTGGAATGTTTACCAACGATGCGGTTATTCGGACGAAACTTTTTAACGAGGTTTCGAACCTGATTGGCAGCGATAGTAGCCAGCTTTTACAAACCGCCATTGAAAACTATAATATTGGAGAGAAAAGCGGTTTGGGAGCACTTATCGGAGGAGGTATTTTTCTCATTTCGGCAACCACACTTTTTAGCATCATGCAAAACTCGATTAACTATATCTGGCGAATTCGGGTAAAATCAAAATTGAAATTAAATGTGCTTAAATTTTTAAGAGACCGCCTTTTCTCTTTCGGACTTATTTTAAGTTTGGGGCTGGTATTGCTTATTTCACTGATTCTTGATGCATCAATGAGTATTTTTCAGGACTGGTTGGCCACCACATTCAACCCTGAGTTTATTACCCTTTTTAATCTCCTTGAGATGGGAGCATCCTTAATAATCACGGCGCTGGTATTTATGCTAATTTTCCGTTACCTGCCAGATATTGTCGTAAAATGGAAAGCAAGTTGGTTTGCAGCTGTTTGTGCTTCGGTATTGTTTTTTATTGGCAAATACCTCATCAGCATTTTTATTGGAAAAAGCCAGCTTGGAGTAATTTATGGGGCTGCCAGTTCATTCGTAGTTATCCTTCTCTGGATCTATTATGTGTCGATAATTTTTTATTTCGGGGTTCAGCTAAGTTATCAGTATTCTCGTTTTTATAATCACGAAAACAAGCCATTAAGATTTGCCGAGCCTTTTAAAATCAGCTCTATTGATGAATAA
- a CDS encoding lmo0937 family membrane protein, producing MRSLLYIIAVILVIGWIFGFLVYSVGSLIHILLILAVISILLSLIKKR from the coding sequence ATGAGATCATTATTATATATCATAGCAGTAATTTTAGTAATAGGCTGGATATTTGGTTTCCTGGTTTATTCGGTAGGAAGTTTAATACACATTTTACTTATTCTGGCCGTTATTTCAATATTGTTGTCGTTAATTAAAAAACGCTGA
- a CDS encoding AI-2E family transporter, with product MNKTGLTKTALFLIIISLLVAFIILAKNILIPLVLAMFFSYLIYPVVWRIERWGVNRAISILMVLLVVIIFISGITLLFSLKASNVDINFNDVKEQFDNKSVSVQSAITTKLGINASTADHYLNQAVDNLITSWQSEIGNLFAATTTTLFQIGILPVFTFFLLFYRTKTAHFILRITPNEKKLVTLQVLREISTVITKYLGGLLLVVAILAVLNSLGLFIIGVKHAMVFGILAALLNLIPYIGTFLGGFIPFMYVAFTDPHPISAMIKVVILFWIIQFAENNLLTPNIVGNSIKINPLAIILSLLFANIVWGIAGMLVVIPVLATLKVIMRKVDSLQPYAFLISDRGTEKHRIKLFKRRNKNKK from the coding sequence ATGAATAAAACAGGATTAACAAAAACCGCTCTTTTTCTTATCATTATCTCGCTACTTGTGGCTTTTATTATACTGGCAAAAAACATACTTATACCATTGGTATTGGCGATGTTTTTTTCGTATTTGATTTATCCTGTTGTCTGGCGAATTGAACGATGGGGCGTTAACCGGGCTATTTCCATTTTAATGGTTTTGCTGGTGGTAATTATTTTTATAAGTGGTATTACGTTACTTTTTTCGTTAAAAGCCTCGAATGTTGATATCAATTTTAACGATGTGAAAGAACAGTTTGATAATAAAAGCGTGAGTGTTCAGAGTGCAATTACCACAAAACTTGGCATTAATGCCTCAACTGCCGATCATTACCTAAACCAGGCAGTGGATAATTTAATTACCTCCTGGCAATCGGAAATCGGGAATTTGTTTGCGGCCACCACCACCACTCTTTTTCAAATCGGTATTTTACCGGTATTTACGTTCTTCTTGTTGTTTTACCGCACCAAAACAGCTCACTTCATTTTACGCATTACACCAAATGAAAAAAAATTAGTTACACTACAAGTGCTGCGCGAAATATCGACAGTTATAACCAAATATCTTGGTGGCTTATTACTGGTTGTTGCCATACTTGCCGTTCTTAACTCACTTGGACTTTTCATCATTGGGGTTAAACATGCCATGGTATTTGGGATTCTGGCTGCCCTGCTCAACCTTATTCCTTATATCGGAACATTTCTGGGTGGCTTTATTCCCTTTATGTATGTTGCATTTACCGATCCGCATCCAATATCTGCAATGATAAAAGTTGTGATACTTTTTTGGATCATTCAGTTTGCCGAGAATAATTTGCTTACACCGAACATTGTGGGCAACAGCATAAAAATTAACCCATTGGCGATTATTCTTAGTTTATTGTTTGCCAATATTGTTTGGGGAATCGCAGGTATGTTGGTAGTAATTCCGGTTTTGGCAACGCTGAAAGTTATAATGCGAAAAGTTGACAGCCTGCAGCCGTACGCATTTCTTATCAGCGACCGAGGAACAGAGAAACACAGAATAAAATTGTTTAAACGAAGAAATAAGAATAAAAAATGA
- a CDS encoding ATP-binding cassette domain-containing protein: protein MSTESVIEIRNLIKSFNGTRILKGIDLDLMHGENIAILGQSGTGKSVLTKCIVGLIEADSGTISVLGKDLSSIGFEEMEELRKKIGYLFQGGALYDSMTVRENLEFPIRRTQTLKRNKSEVKTMIEEALENVGLLDAIDKMPSELSGGMKKRVGLARTLILKPRIILYDEPTTGLDPVTSGEISELILEVQEKYNTSSIIITHDMKCAEITANRLKLMIEGKFYAEGTFTELKQSEDKTINAYFK, encoded by the coding sequence ATGAGTACTGAAAGTGTAATAGAAATACGAAACCTGATAAAATCGTTTAACGGAACCCGGATTCTGAAAGGTATTGACCTGGATTTAATGCACGGAGAAAATATTGCCATTTTGGGGCAATCGGGAACAGGAAAATCGGTGCTTACAAAGTGCATTGTAGGATTAATTGAAGCCGACTCGGGAACGATAAGCGTTTTAGGAAAAGACCTTAGCTCCATCGGTTTTGAAGAGATGGAAGAGCTGCGAAAAAAAATTGGTTACCTGTTTCAGGGAGGGGCATTATACGATTCGATGACAGTGCGTGAAAATCTCGAATTTCCGATTCGCAGAACACAAACGCTAAAACGAAATAAAAGCGAGGTGAAGACAATGATTGAAGAAGCCCTGGAGAATGTTGGATTGCTGGATGCAATTGATAAAATGCCATCGGAATTATCGGGTGGAATGAAAAAGCGGGTAGGACTGGCACGAACCCTGATTTTAAAACCGCGAATTATACTTTACGATGAACCCACAACCGGACTTGATCCGGTAACTTCGGGAGAAATCAGCGAGTTAATACTGGAGGTACAGGAGAAATACAATACGTCATCGATAATAATTACGCACGATATGAAATGTGCCGAGATTACAGCAAACCGCCTGAAATTAATGATTGAAGGAAAGTTTTATGCTGAAGGAACTTTTACTGAGTTAAAGCAAAGTGAAGATAAAACAATAAACGCTTATTTTAAATAA
- a CDS encoding CsbD family protein, with protein MDKLIVEGKWNVIKGKLKEKYGQLTDDDLEYAEGKEDQLLGRIQELTGKAREELVDEIKNM; from the coding sequence ATGGATAAGTTAATAGTTGAAGGAAAATGGAATGTTATTAAAGGAAAACTGAAAGAAAAATACGGTCAGCTAACCGACGACGATTTGGAATATGCTGAGGGAAAAGAAGACCAGTTACTTGGTCGCATTCAGGAGTTAACAGGAAAAGCCAGAGAAGAGTTAGTTGATGAAATTAAAAATATGTAA
- a CDS encoding ATP-binding protein — MPDNSNSFKLSLNTLSKTISSLLNKQEINEENLIQIEQWLSFHLNKIRIRKLQDVSIVGEKETDERTKKDGVFIINTAADIILDPGFQNYHNNYTERPVKLNLADLIEHSTLNKFNSAFLEALSEKKNTKAEVLLKTGVNQQRECVLEFDMLASNIDNNRVIVYYSFKDLQHVHLADFQSIVLNNLPGMDVFLFDPEYRYILAGGKEKEKNNLTNSNFIGKTLFDVYPKQDQRRYFPFYNKAINGEFTEGEVRYKKDVYYIAAAPVKDIEGNTLAGILISQNVTKDKILEEKLIKSKEEAQRANKAKSIFLANMSHEIRTPLNSIIGFTDQLKKTNLDEQQQKFISLINNSSEHLLYLVNEIVFLFKLGMDKVYIEKTSFSIKEILNELADVYTKQAAEKNLKFEITTDKTLPRFVKGDPFRLRQILMNLLVNALKYTEKGQIKLSTKVVRKTKKVVELVFEVSDTGIGIEEKDLPYIFDVFEQGNKRTEKIRGGAGLGLGICKKLVTLFKGNITVTSKKNEGSTFKVNIPLELAEAKPRKEKEKSYNLDDSLLRGKKILLADDDKHNRMLSELVLKGWHTDFIMVEDGAEALDALKNKQFDLVLLDIHMPRKNGVDVVKKIRATKGLNTETPFIALTANALKTDINSYLKVGFNDYAIKPFNELELYNKICNILQIENNNKQSPAINEAAAQKPATSDSFNVQDLEKTAAGDTEFFNSMIDNFTENAEALLKEFKKGLENKDWETIGERAHKAIPSFKFFKLAGVANALSKIEDLALRSQQFDVLPETVNNVSTQIEEIVEQAKAAKK, encoded by the coding sequence ATGCCCGACAACTCTAACAGTTTCAAACTCTCACTGAACACATTATCAAAAACAATTAGCAGTTTACTGAACAAACAGGAAATCAACGAAGAAAACCTGATCCAGATCGAACAGTGGCTGTCATTTCACCTCAATAAAATTCGGATAAGAAAACTCCAGGACGTTTCCATCGTTGGAGAAAAGGAAACAGATGAACGCACCAAAAAAGACGGTGTTTTTATCATCAATACCGCTGCCGACATAATTCTCGATCCCGGGTTTCAAAACTACCATAACAATTACACCGAGCGTCCGGTAAAATTAAATCTTGCTGATTTAATTGAACACAGTACGCTAAACAAATTTAATTCGGCTTTTCTTGAGGCTTTAAGCGAAAAAAAGAACACAAAAGCCGAAGTACTGCTAAAAACGGGTGTAAACCAGCAGCGCGAATGTGTTCTTGAATTTGACATGTTGGCCAGTAACATCGATAACAACCGGGTTATTGTTTACTATTCGTTCAAAGATCTTCAGCATGTGCACCTGGCCGATTTCCAATCAATCGTTTTAAATAACCTTCCCGGTATGGATGTATTTCTGTTCGACCCGGAATACCGCTATATTCTCGCTGGCGGAAAAGAAAAAGAAAAGAATAACTTAACCAACTCAAACTTTATAGGGAAAACACTTTTCGACGTGTATCCCAAACAAGATCAACGGCGTTATTTTCCATTTTACAACAAAGCAATAAACGGCGAATTTACCGAGGGAGAAGTTCGTTATAAAAAAGACGTGTATTACATTGCTGCGGCTCCGGTAAAAGACATTGAAGGAAATACGCTTGCCGGAATTCTTATTTCGCAGAATGTTACAAAAGATAAAATACTGGAAGAAAAACTAATAAAAAGTAAAGAAGAAGCACAACGTGCCAACAAGGCAAAATCGATCTTTCTGGCCAATATGAGCCACGAAATTCGAACACCGCTTAATTCAATTATCGGATTCACCGACCAATTAAAGAAAACCAACCTGGATGAGCAGCAGCAAAAATTTATTTCACTAATCAATAACTCATCCGAACACCTCCTTTATTTGGTAAACGAAATTGTATTCCTTTTTAAACTGGGAATGGACAAGGTTTACATTGAAAAAACCAGCTTTTCGATAAAAGAAATACTCAACGAGCTGGCGGATGTATATACCAAACAAGCTGCAGAGAAAAACCTGAAATTCGAAATAACAACCGACAAGACACTTCCCCGGTTTGTAAAAGGCGATCCTTTCCGCTTACGCCAGATACTAATGAACTTGCTGGTTAATGCATTAAAATACACCGAAAAAGGACAAATAAAATTAAGCACAAAAGTTGTCCGAAAAACGAAAAAAGTGGTTGAACTGGTTTTTGAAGTAAGCGATACAGGTATTGGGATTGAAGAAAAAGACCTGCCGTATATTTTTGATGTATTTGAGCAAGGCAACAAACGAACAGAAAAAATTCGAGGAGGAGCCGGACTGGGTTTAGGAATATGCAAAAAACTCGTTACTCTTTTTAAAGGCAACATTACCGTTACCAGCAAAAAGAACGAAGGCAGTACTTTCAAAGTAAACATTCCGTTAGAATTAGCAGAAGCAAAACCCCGGAAAGAAAAAGAAAAATCGTACAATCTTGATGACAGCCTTTTACGCGGTAAAAAAATACTCTTGGCCGACGACGACAAACATAACCGGATGCTATCTGAATTGGTTTTAAAAGGCTGGCATACCGACTTTATTATGGTTGAGGACGGAGCGGAAGCCTTAGATGCACTTAAAAATAAACAGTTCGATCTGGTATTGCTCGACATTCATATGCCACGAAAAAATGGTGTTGATGTAGTAAAAAAAATACGTGCAACTAAAGGATTAAATACTGAAACACCATTTATTGCGCTAACCGCAAATGCGCTAAAAACCGATATTAACAGTTACCTGAAAGTTGGTTTTAACGATTATGCTATAAAACCTTTCAACGAGCTGGAGTTATACAACAAAATTTGTAATATTTTACAAATTGAAAATAACAATAAACAAAGTCCGGCCATAAACGAAGCAGCGGCTCAGAAGCCAGCAACATCCGACTCATTTAACGTGCAGGATCTGGAAAAAACAGCTGCCGGCGACACAGAGTTCTTTAATTCGATGATCGACAATTTTACTGAAAATGCAGAAGCATTGCTCAAGGAGTTCAAAAAAGGATTAGAAAATAAGGACTGGGAAACAATTGGAGAAAGAGCACATAAAGCCATTCCTTCGTTTAAATTTTTTAAACTTGCAGGAGTAGCAAACGCGCTTTCGAAAATTGAAGACCTGGCATTAAGAAGTCAGCAATTTGACGTGCTGCCCGAAACAGTAAACAACGTTTCTACCCAAATAGAAGAAATAGTAGAACAGGCAAAAGCCGCTAAAAAATAG
- a CDS encoding ABC transporter permease, with product MRKFKIQLSSSIESFLIDIGDMVWFTLEVIRQFFMAPFEHRELIKQSYYIGNKTLPLISITGFIMGLVLTLQSRPVLVEFGAQNLLPGMISVSVVREIGPVITALLCAGKISSGIGAELGAMKVTEQLDAMEVSGTKPLNFVVATRVLATTMLVPLLVIFADAIALIGSFVAVRMYEDISFILFISRAFDSLSFTDIVPATIKTFFFGFFIGLIGTYKGYTTGRGTESVGRSANSAVVTASLVIFVIDLLAVQVSSLIFKV from the coding sequence ATGCGAAAATTCAAGATACAATTAAGTAGTTCAATCGAAAGCTTTCTTATCGATATTGGAGACATGGTATGGTTTACATTAGAGGTAATCCGACAATTTTTTATGGCTCCTTTCGAGCACCGCGAACTGATAAAACAAAGCTATTACATCGGTAACAAAACGTTGCCACTTATTTCAATTACCGGATTTATAATGGGTTTGGTGCTTACATTACAATCCAGACCGGTTTTAGTAGAATTTGGTGCCCAAAACTTATTGCCGGGTATGATTTCGGTTTCGGTAGTGCGCGAAATAGGCCCGGTAATTACCGCCTTGTTGTGTGCCGGAAAAATTAGTTCGGGAATTGGAGCCGAGCTGGGGGCTATGAAAGTTACCGAACAGTTGGATGCCATGGAAGTTTCGGGCACAAAACCACTAAATTTTGTAGTAGCAACGCGAGTTCTGGCAACTACTATGCTGGTGCCTTTACTCGTTATTTTTGCCGATGCTATAGCTTTAATCGGATCTTTTGTTGCGGTGCGTATGTATGAAGATATTTCATTCATACTATTTATCTCACGCGCTTTCGATTCGTTAAGTTTTACAGATATCGTACCGGCTACGATTAAAACTTTCTTTTTTGGATTTTTTATTGGCCTGATAGGAACCTATAAAGGATATACCACCGGTCGCGGAACAGAATCGGTTGGACGTTCAGCCAACTCGGCCGTTGTTACTGCTTCGTTGGTAATATTTGTTATCGACCTCCTGGCGGTTCAGGTGTCGAGTTTAATTTTTAAGGTTTAA
- a CDS encoding transglycosylase, which produces MKALGTILLLLGLAGTIFFGIQALNNSETFSFLGVDVALSSANWTPVIISGVFAILGVIILTVWKRKVV; this is translated from the coding sequence ATGAAAGCATTAGGAACTATTTTACTTTTATTAGGATTAGCCGGAACAATATTTTTTGGAATACAGGCTCTAAATAACTCGGAGACATTTAGTTTTTTAGGAGTTGATGTTGCCTTAAGCAGTGCTAATTGGACACCCGTAATTATAAGTGGAGTTTTTGCAATACTCGGTGTTATTATTTTAACGGTGTGGAAAAGGAAAGTGGTTTAG
- a CDS encoding response regulator: protein MGMNTEYKKIIFIDDDTEMMRIYNSILEQKKLSDYLIHFENAQQGIEYLKRINNKEDLPDYILLDLYMPVMGGFKFLQYFDELKKLKESIEVFVCTSSQKQDDRNKVMKYPFVSAYLEKPLSTDFLELLINETVH from the coding sequence ATGGGGATGAATACAGAGTATAAGAAAATTATATTCATAGATGACGATACAGAGATGATGCGTATTTATAACTCTATTTTAGAACAGAAGAAATTATCGGATTATCTTATACATTTCGAAAACGCTCAGCAAGGTATCGAATATTTAAAACGAATAAACAATAAAGAAGATTTGCCGGATTACATTCTTTTAGACCTGTACATGCCGGTTATGGGCGGATTTAAGTTTCTGCAGTATTTTGATGAGCTAAAAAAACTGAAAGAATCAATTGAGGTTTTTGTATGTACATCGTCGCAAAAACAAGACGACCGCAATAAGGTGATGAAGTATCCATTTGTGAGTGCATATCTTGAAAAACCATTGTCGACCGATTTTCTGGAACTGTTGATTAATGAAACCGTACATTAG
- a CDS encoding YtxH domain-containing protein: MSKTTNVLMGFIAGAAAGALTGILVAPDKGVKTRKKLNKQIKRTSQDVSDSIGDKVDEIKDKLNDVVSEMRTKAEETEEKIKEKVNSKAKTAKDAAAN; this comes from the coding sequence ATGAGTAAAACAACAAATGTATTGATGGGATTTATTGCAGGAGCAGCAGCAGGAGCATTAACCGGAATTTTAGTAGCTCCGGACAAAGGCGTGAAAACACGTAAGAAACTAAACAAACAGATTAAAAGAACTTCGCAAGATGTTTCTGATTCTATTGGAGATAAAGTAGATGAAATTAAAGATAAACTGAACGACGTGGTTTCAGAAATGCGCACAAAAGCCGAAGAAACGGAAGAAAAAATTAAAGAAAAAGTGAATTCGAAGGCTAAAACAGCCAAAGATGCAGCCGCGAACTAA
- a CDS encoding Rho termination factor N-terminal domain-containing protein, with the protein MAKKNNIAQVKNEEQYEALREKGYSKQKSARIANSPDSGTKGGASSKYEERTKQELYEKAKQVGIKGRSKMDKQELIEALRNN; encoded by the coding sequence ATGGCAAAAAAGAATAATATTGCACAAGTGAAAAACGAAGAACAATACGAAGCATTACGAGAGAAGGGATACAGCAAACAAAAGTCTGCAAGAATAGCCAATAGCCCTGATTCCGGAACAAAAGGAGGGGCAAGCAGTAAATACGAAGAACGTACAAAACAGGAGTTGTACGAAAAAGCCAAACAAGTAGGAATTAAAGGGCGGAGCAAGATGGATAAACAAGAATTAATTGAGGCTTTACGGAATAACTAA
- a CDS encoding MlaD family protein has translation MKENKNRSLRLGIMVTVGLALFAWGIYYLGSQRKLFTSSITVKSYFNNVSGLVEGNKVRYSGITVGSVSDIRIVSDSTILVEMTVEKNTRKFIRKDSKVEINSDGLMGSKIVNILPGTSAAGSVDDDEFLMTINPIELEDVLEEVKMVILDGKKVTKNLIEITNKINNGDGDLALLLNDNTITTHIDKIGDELAQTTENVNSITKKIDNGEGDLGRLINETVISDELKQVAQNFNQASLTADSVSTEMLKFSRELNAGNGTLSKLVYDDRMAKHLDTTIVKAGEGIDDVVKAANTIESSWIFNLFSKKKKE, from the coding sequence ATGAAAGAGAATAAAAACCGTTCGTTAAGATTAGGAATTATGGTAACAGTTGGTTTGGCCCTGTTTGCCTGGGGAATTTACTATTTAGGAAGCCAACGCAAACTTTTTACTTCATCAATAACTGTTAAAAGCTATTTCAACAATGTTTCAGGACTGGTGGAAGGTAATAAAGTCAGGTATTCAGGAATTACTGTTGGATCAGTTTCTGATATTCGAATTGTGTCCGATTCAACAATTCTTGTAGAAATGACTGTTGAAAAGAATACCCGAAAATTTATTCGTAAAGATTCGAAAGTGGAGATAAACAGCGATGGTTTAATGGGAAGTAAAATTGTAAATATTTTGCCAGGAACTTCAGCCGCAGGCAGTGTTGATGATGACGAGTTTTTAATGACAATTAACCCGATTGAGCTGGAAGATGTGCTTGAAGAAGTTAAAATGGTAATTCTTGACGGTAAAAAAGTGACCAAAAATTTAATTGAAATTACCAACAAAATAAACAATGGAGATGGCGACTTGGCTTTGCTGCTAAACGACAATACAATAACTACACACATTGATAAAATTGGCGACGAACTGGCTCAAACTACCGAAAATGTTAATAGCATTACAAAAAAGATTGATAATGGCGAAGGAGATCTTGGACGGTTAATTAACGAAACAGTTATTAGCGACGAGCTGAAACAAGTGGCACAAAATTTTAATCAGGCAAGTTTAACAGCCGATTCGGTAAGTACTGAAATGTTGAAATTTAGCCGCGAGCTGAATGCCGGAAATGGAACTTTGTCGAAATTGGTTTACGATGATAGAATGGCGAAACATCTGGATACTACAATTGTAAAAGCAGGCGAAGGTATTGATGATGTTGTTAAAGCTGCTAATACCATCGAGTCGAGCTGGATATTCAATCTTTTCTCGAAGAAAAAGAAGGAGTAG
- a CDS encoding sigma-54 dependent transcriptional regulator: MKKILIIDDDTFICKILKKHLQNNEYSAEIAFNGKSALQLFKDKQFDLVLCDFRLPDTSGLDLMQQLKAIKQSVPVVIMTAYADVRMAVKLMKLGASDYITKPIQQEELLGLIKKLLAKQAPSAAPKNRKTVYSNGDFIIGESSKMKYSINLARKVAPTDMSVIVSGETGIGKEYIARFIHENSLRKDKPFLAIDCGAIPKELANSELFGHIKGSFTGAISDKVGVFQKADGGTLFLDEIGNLSYDVQLKLLRAIQERVVSRLGDEKQKSIDIRIIAATNDDLNHEVKENNFREDLYHRLNEFKITLPPLRERPEDINVFMNHFIDSANKELNRNITGVTPEAESVILKYPWYGNLRELKNVIKRAVLMAEGEQIDTDCFPSEILHPATGDNTTQTTLLQDINSNSKLKHASSEIEKKLIIETIQEAGYNKSKAAKILNIDRKTLYNKIKLYDIKL, from the coding sequence ATGAAGAAGATATTGATTATTGACGATGATACATTTATCTGTAAGATTTTAAAAAAACATCTTCAAAATAATGAGTACAGTGCCGAAATCGCGTTCAACGGAAAAAGTGCACTCCAACTTTTTAAAGACAAGCAATTCGACCTTGTCTTATGCGATTTCAGGTTGCCCGATACCAGCGGGCTCGACCTTATGCAACAACTCAAGGCCATTAAGCAGTCGGTTCCGGTAGTTATAATGACAGCCTATGCCGATGTTAGAATGGCAGTAAAATTAATGAAACTAGGAGCCAGCGATTACATTACAAAGCCCATTCAGCAAGAAGAACTTTTGGGGTTGATAAAAAAACTACTGGCAAAACAAGCTCCTTCTGCAGCTCCCAAAAACCGTAAAACAGTTTATTCAAACGGCGATTTTATTATTGGCGAAAGCTCGAAAATGAAATATTCTATCAACCTGGCTCGCAAAGTGGCACCTACCGACATGTCGGTTATTGTTTCGGGCGAAACCGGAATTGGGAAAGAATATATTGCGCGTTTTATTCACGAAAACAGCTTGCGAAAAGATAAACCGTTTTTAGCAATCGACTGTGGTGCCATTCCGAAAGAGCTGGCAAACAGCGAACTTTTCGGGCACATAAAAGGCTCGTTTACAGGAGCAATTTCTGATAAAGTTGGTGTTTTTCAGAAGGCCGATGGCGGTACGCTTTTTCTCGATGAAATCGGGAACCTGAGTTATGATGTTCAGTTAAAACTGTTGCGGGCTATCCAGGAACGGGTAGTTTCGCGTTTAGGTGATGAGAAACAAAAAAGTATCGACATTCGCATAATTGCAGCAACAAACGATGATTTAAACCACGAAGTAAAAGAAAATAATTTCAGGGAAGATTTGTATCATCGACTGAACGAATTTAAAATTACCCTACCTCCGTTGCGCGAACGCCCTGAGGATATTAATGTTTTTATGAATCATTTTATCGACAGTGCCAACAAAGAGCTTAACCGGAATATTACCGGAGTTACTCCCGAGGCCGAATCTGTTATCTTAAAATATCCGTGGTACGGCAACCTCCGCGAGTTAAAAAACGTGATAAAAAGAGCCGTGTTAATGGCCGAAGGAGAACAAATTGACACCGATTGTTTCCCATCGGAGATTTTGCATCCGGCAACTGGCGACAACACTACACAAACGACACTACTACAAGACATTAACTCAAATTCAAAATTAAAACATGCTTCTTCAGAAATTGAAAAAAAGCTGATTATAGAAACCATTCAGGAAGCCGGTTACAACAAATCAAAGGCAGCAAAGATTCTGAATATCGACCGAAAAACACTCTACAACAAAATAAAATTGTATGATATAAAACTATAG